The following DNA comes from Nocardioides panzhihuensis.
AGGCTGACCGAGCGGTCGGGCAGCGCGGCATCGACCGAGAAGCTGAGCACGACGACGTTCTCGATGGTCGGGGTGTCCTGGACCGGCGCCGAGACGCCGAAGGTCGAGGTGCGGGTGAGCAAGTCCGACCAGTGGCGTGGCTGGCAGGTGCTGCCGCTGCAGGAGGACCTGCCCGACGGCGCCGAAGGTGCTGTCGCCGCCCGCGGCAAGGTCGAGCGCCGCGGCACCCAGCCGGTGTGGACCGGCCGGGCCAGCGGCGTACAGGTGCGGGTCGAGGGCGCGCAGCCCGAGGACCTGAGGCTGACCCTGATCAACACCGGGCCGCAGGAGGACGTCAAGGCTCCGAAGAAGGAGGCCGGTGACCAGAGCTACGGGAGTGCTGAGGGCAGCGCCAACGGCCGGGTGGCGCGGTCGCGTCCGCGGTGGGCACCGAAACCGGTGATCTTCACCCGGTCGCAGTGGGGTGCCAACAACTCTTGGCGCAACGGCCGCCCGGAGTACAACACTGCGCTGAAGCAGGTCCACATCCACCACACCGCCACGAGCAACAACTACTCCAAGGGCGACGTGCCGGGGATCATCCGCGGCATCTACAGCTATCACACCAGGTCACTGGGGTGGTTCGACATCGCCTACAACTTCCTCATCGACAAGTTCGGCCGCGCCTGGGAGGGCCGCTCCGGCGGCATCGACCGGCTCGTCAAGGGCGCCCACACGCGCGGTTTCAACCACCAGTCGATGGGCATCGCCCTGCTCGGGAACTTCGAGAACGTACGTCCCTCCGACGACGCCCTCATCAAGACCGAGCGGATGGCGGCCTGGAAGCTCGACATGGCCGGCCGCGACGCGCGCGGCAAGCTGGTGACCGTCTCGAAGGGCAGCGACCGGTTCCCGGCGGGCCGCCGGGTCCGGGTCTGGGTCATCGACGGCCACTTCCACACCAACGAGACCTCCTGCCCGGGCGCCCAGCTCGCCAAGTGGCTGCCGTGGATCCGGAAGTACGCCTACCAGCGGGACCAGATGTTCAACCCGTGAGCCGGTGTCGATAGAGGCCCGGTGACGCAGGCTCCCTAGGATGGAGCCATGAGCAAAGTTCTGTCCGCAGTCGCCTGGCCGTACGCCAACGGCCCGCGCCACATCGGCCATGTCGCCGGTTTCGGCGTGCCCTCCGACGTCTTCAGTCGGTACATGCGGATGGCGGGCCACGACGTGCTCATGGTCTCCGGCTCCGACGAGCACGGCACCCCGATCCTGATCGCCGCCGACGAGGCCGGCGTGACGCCTCAGGAGCTCGTCGACAAGAACCACCGGATCATCGTCGAGGACCTGGTCTCGCTCGGCCTGACGTACGACCTCTACACCCGCACCACCTCGGCCAATCACCACTCGGTGGTGCAGGAGCTGTTCCTGGGGGTCTACAACAACGGCTACTTCATCGAGCAGACCTCGAAGGGCGCGATCTCGCCGTCGACCGGACGGACCCTCCCCGACCGCTACATCGAGGGCACCTGCCCGATCTGCGGAGCCGACGGGGCGCGTGGCGACCAGTGCGACACCTGCGGCAACCAGCTCGACCCGGACCAGCTGATCAACCCGGTCTCGAAGATCAACGGGGAGACGCCGGAGTTCGTCGAGACCCAGCACTTCTTCCTCGATCTGCCGGCGCTGGCCGAGGCGCTGCACGCCTTCCTCGACGAGCGTGAGCAGACCGGCCTGTGGCGTCCCAACGTCATCCGGTTCAGCCAGAACATCCTCAAGGAGATCCGCCCGCGGGCGATGACGCGCGACATCGACTGGGGCATCAAGGTGCCTCTGGACGGCTGGCGCGACAACCCGACCAAGCGGATGTACGTCTGGTTCGACGCGGTCGTCGGCTATCTGTCCGCCTCGATCGAGTGGGCGCGGCGCTCCGGCGATCCGGAAGCGTGGCGCCAGTGGTGGAACGCGCCCGAGTCGCTCTCCTACTACTTCATGGGCAAGGACAACATCGTCTTCCACGCCCAGATCTGGCCGGCCGAGCTGATCGCCTACAACGGTCAGGGGTCGAAGGGTGGCGAGACCGGCTCGTACGGCGCGCTGAACCTGCCGACCGAGGTCGTCTCCAGCGAGTATCTGACGATGGAGGGGAAGAAGTTCTCCTCCTCGAAGAAGATCGTGATCTACGTGCGCGATCTCCTCTCGCGCTACCAGCCCGACGCGTTCCGCTACTTCGTGGCCGCCGCCGGCCCGGAGTCGAACGACTCCGACTTCACCTGGGCGGAGTTCGTGCGGCGTACGAACGACGAGCTCGTCGCCGGCTGGGGCAACCTGGTCAACCGCACCGCCACCCTGATCGCGAAGAACTTCGGCGAGCTGCCTGCTGCGGGAGAGCTGACCGAGGCCGACAAGGCCATCCTGGACACCGTCGGCGGCGCCTTCGGCACCGTGGGTGACCTGATCGGCCGCCACCGGCAGAAGCAGGCGATCGGTGAGGCGATGCGAGCCGTCGGAGAGGTCAACAAGTACGTCACCGACCTCGAGCCGTGGAAGCTGGCCAAGGCTCCCGAGGACCGTGAGCGCCTCGGCACCGTGCTGCACGTGATGGCGCAGTGCGTGGCCGACCTCAACCTGATCCTGTCCCCGTTCCTGCCGTTCTCCGCCAACGAGATCGACAAGGCCCTCGGCGGCAAGGGCGAGGTCGCCCCGATGCCCCGCATCGAGGAGGTCGACGACCTCGACGACGGCAAGCCCTACCCGATCATCACCGGCGACTACTCCGGCGCGCCGAGCTGGCAGAGCCACCCGATCGTCGTCGGCACGCCGGTCGCCAAGCCCACCCCGGTCTTCCAGAAGCTCGACCCGTCGGTGATCGACGAGGAGCTCGACCGGCTGGGGATCAAGCCCGAGTAGCGGCCGCCACGCCCGCTGGAAAGGCGTGCGACACGCCGTGTGCCCGCGTGTCGCACGCCTTTCAGGGGCGCTCGTGGCCCTTGGTGATGTCGCCGCACGGCGTTCTCAGGCGGGTCGGTCGCGGACTGGCTGAATCTCGAGATCCGGGTCGAACAAGGCCCGGAGCTCCTCATCCGCATCTTCCCACTCGTCATCGCTCGGAAGCGAGAACATGCCCCGGAGGCCGCCGAGCCGGACCTGCGTCGTCATGTGACCAGCGTAGATCCGGCCTAGCAACCTGTGCCTGAATTCGTTGGATCGGCCGTCGCGTGGCTGCGAGGATTCGACGCGTGATCGCACTGCTCGGCGACGACCGAGGACACCGCAGCCATCAGGAGCTCAACGCCCTTCGGGCGCAGTTGGCCGAGCTCGGGGTCGAGACGGAGTGGGTGCCGACCGACTCCGGGTTCGACATCGCGACGTACGACGGGGTCTGGCTGGTTCCCGGCTCGCCCTACGCCGATGACGCCGCGGTGTTCGAGGCACTGACCGTGGTGCGGGAGCGGGGGATTCCGTTCCTCGGGGTGTGCGGTGGGATGCAGTACGCGGTGCTGGAGTGGACCCGCAACGTACTCGGATCCGTCGGCACCCACGCCGAGTCCGAGGGTGCGGGCGACGACAACGTGGTGGCCGCACTTGCCTGCTCGCTCTACGGCGAGGAGCGGCTGGTGACTCCTATCGCCGGGACCCGTTTCGCCGGCTGGCAGCTGGAGCCGTTCGCCGGCATGCACTTCTGCAACTACGCGCCGACCGCCGACGCCGTGGCCGGCCTGGAGAAGGCCGGTGTCGTGGTCGGTGCCACCGCGGACGATGCCGGAGCGGAGGTGCTGGAGTTCCCCGGCCACCCGTTCTACGTGACCAGCATGTTCCAGCCCCACATCGGCGCCCTCGCCGGAGCCCCGGTCCATCCGCTCGTGCGCGTGTTCGTCGAGTCCGTGAGGCGGAGCGCGCGTTAGTCAGTCGCCGCCGCCGCCGCCTCCGCCGTCGCCGCCACCGAAGCCGCCGTCGCTGAAGCCACCGCCGCTGAAGCCGGACTCGACACCTCGGTGAGTGGCGACGATCGCGTCGCGTACGGCCCCTGCAGCCCAGTCCGCGCGGGCGATCTGCTTGGCGCGCTGTTTGACCTGGCGTGGTGGCACCGACGGAGAGACGAAGAGCCTGTGGGCCTGGTCGACGGCGGAGAGGAGGGCGATCAGCGTGCCGGTGCGGTGGTCGGGATGAGCGTCGTGGAGCAGCACGGAGGCGACCTGTTGGCGCACGGGCATCTTGGACCGCGGGTCGACCGCCGGCCAGAACGTCTTGGTGGTGAGGAACACCCGACGCTGCTCCCGACGGAGCAGGCCGCGTCCGACCAGCACACCGGCGAGGTGGTCGAACTTCTGAGACCCGATCCGGCTGACCAGTGCGCGAGGGGTCATCGGTCTCTCCCCGATGATCGAGAAGGCCTGCTGGAGGCGGCGGTCCACGGGTGCTCCGATGGCCACCTGATGCACCTTCGAGGATTGCCAGAATGACTGTTTCCGTACCTCGATGACCCCGGCGAGCGCGAGCTCGGCCAGGAGCGCGCCGCCGAGCAGGATGTTCCTCTTCGACATGTCACCGAGCCCCCTGACGGGCTGTCCGG
Coding sequences within:
- a CDS encoding GPP34 family phosphoprotein yields the protein MLIAEDLVLLTLEDITGQPVRGLGDMSKRNILLGGALLAELALAGVIEVRKQSFWQSSKVHQVAIGAPVDRRLQQAFSIIGERPMTPRALVSRIGSQKFDHLAGVLVGRGLLRREQRRVFLTTKTFWPAVDPRSKMPVRQQVASVLLHDAHPDHRTGTLIALLSAVDQAHRLFVSPSVPPRQVKQRAKQIARADWAAGAVRDAIVATHRGVESGFSGGGFSDGGFGGGDGGGGGGGD
- the metG gene encoding methionine--tRNA ligase yields the protein MSKVLSAVAWPYANGPRHIGHVAGFGVPSDVFSRYMRMAGHDVLMVSGSDEHGTPILIAADEAGVTPQELVDKNHRIIVEDLVSLGLTYDLYTRTTSANHHSVVQELFLGVYNNGYFIEQTSKGAISPSTGRTLPDRYIEGTCPICGADGARGDQCDTCGNQLDPDQLINPVSKINGETPEFVETQHFFLDLPALAEALHAFLDEREQTGLWRPNVIRFSQNILKEIRPRAMTRDIDWGIKVPLDGWRDNPTKRMYVWFDAVVGYLSASIEWARRSGDPEAWRQWWNAPESLSYYFMGKDNIVFHAQIWPAELIAYNGQGSKGGETGSYGALNLPTEVVSSEYLTMEGKKFSSSKKIVIYVRDLLSRYQPDAFRYFVAAAGPESNDSDFTWAEFVRRTNDELVAGWGNLVNRTATLIAKNFGELPAAGELTEADKAILDTVGGAFGTVGDLIGRHRQKQAIGEAMRAVGEVNKYVTDLEPWKLAKAPEDRERLGTVLHVMAQCVADLNLILSPFLPFSANEIDKALGGKGEVAPMPRIEEVDDLDDGKPYPIITGDYSGAPSWQSHPIVVGTPVAKPTPVFQKLDPSVIDEELDRLGIKPE
- a CDS encoding peptidoglycan recognition protein family protein, yielding MASFPRVITVTLTAVVIGASMLVPAIGSGFVPGIDPAAAEDSQVIKLPRLEDGIATRDVKLPPRLTERSGSAASTEKLSTTTFSMVGVSWTGAETPKVEVRVSKSDQWRGWQVLPLQEDLPDGAEGAVAARGKVERRGTQPVWTGRASGVQVRVEGAQPEDLRLTLINTGPQEDVKAPKKEAGDQSYGSAEGSANGRVARSRPRWAPKPVIFTRSQWGANNSWRNGRPEYNTALKQVHIHHTATSNNYSKGDVPGIIRGIYSYHTRSLGWFDIAYNFLIDKFGRAWEGRSGGIDRLVKGAHTRGFNHQSMGIALLGNFENVRPSDDALIKTERMAAWKLDMAGRDARGKLVTVSKGSDRFPAGRRVRVWVIDGHFHTNETSCPGAQLAKWLPWIRKYAYQRDQMFNP
- a CDS encoding glutamine amidotransferase-related protein, with the translated sequence MIALLGDDRGHRSHQELNALRAQLAELGVETEWVPTDSGFDIATYDGVWLVPGSPYADDAAVFEALTVVRERGIPFLGVCGGMQYAVLEWTRNVLGSVGTHAESEGAGDDNVVAALACSLYGEERLVTPIAGTRFAGWQLEPFAGMHFCNYAPTADAVAGLEKAGVVVGATADDAGAEVLEFPGHPFYVTSMFQPHIGALAGAPVHPLVRVFVESVRRSAR